Proteins co-encoded in one Arachis hypogaea cultivar Tifrunner chromosome 13, arahy.Tifrunner.gnm2.J5K5, whole genome shotgun sequence genomic window:
- the LOC140178025 gene encoding uncharacterized protein → MFGVLAGGWVPHLDPNRFQSFLKKKKEKSVGGSGISKEDVGQAAQSIAQPESSYKRKRGETDNSLEVISEADQEVVGGIKPVFDRQRKLHGFVPGTSSHSLWSDQFPFAELSDKVSQYPSDMLMTRRVGMEGLGKFVQIVAARLMCAGRTAELIGAEQQVAVDKVADLEKSYKAKVAELESLSKVKDDALATATAKMKESEEEVVHLRDQVRLLQSEIKESDISKGKLTS, encoded by the exons ATGTTTGGTGTCTTGGCAGGTGGATGGGTCCCTCATCTTGATCCTAATCGGTTCCagtcatttttgaaaaagaaaaaggagaagagcgTCGGAGGTTCTGGGATTTCGAAGGAGGATGTGGGGCAGGCTGCTCAGTCCATTGCTCAGCCAGAGTCATCATACAAGAGAAAAAGGGGTGAGACTGACAATTCACTGGAGGTCATCTCTGAGGCTGATCAGGAGGTTGTGGGTGGCATTAAGCCTGTCTTTGATCGTCAGAGAAAACTTCACGGTTTCGTTCCGGGGACTAGCTCCCATTCATTATGGAGTGACCAGTTTCCTTTTGCTGAGTTGTCTGATAAGGTGTCCCAGTATCCAAGCGACATGCTTATGACACGTCGGGTTGGCATGGAGGGTCTTGGGAAGTTTGTTCAG ATTGTTGCAGCCCGTTTGATGTGTGCTGGTCGTACAGCCGAGCTCATTGGTGCCGAGCAGCAGGTGGCTGTGGATAAAGTTGCTGACTTAGAGAAGTCGTACAAAGCTAAGGTTGCTGAACTGGAGAGCTTGTCCAAAGTGAAGGATGATGCTCTTGCTACTGCTACAGCCAAAATGAAGGAATCCGAGGAGGAGGTAGTCCATTTAAGGGACCAGGTTCGGCTACTTCAGTCTGAGATTAAGGAGAGTGATATCTCTAAAGGGAAGCTGACTTCATGA